ttggttttagtccattttcaaactattatacaatttagtctttaactttagaaaactctggtcttagtcttttttatcaattttttttaactttatttattgtttcaagcacgtttcttagttaacattaaagcaaaaatgtgttaaacagtgtaaacaatccaaatgctataatgaaacgtgtttgaaacagttaaaaaaaattagtaaaaaagattaaaaccagagttttctaaaattgaagaactaaattgtaagatagtttgaaaatagattaaaaccaaaatcgccccaaagtatagggactaaaaacatatttaaccctatttataaacatttttaaaattaaaaaactaaattgaaccaataatttgaaaaaaaaaagattaatttcaattttcaattaaaattaaagaaaaaaaaacatatttaaatcaaattaaaatacttattttcgCATATTTAATCCATATTGAATAGAATAAACATTCAAACTAATTCACTGATTATTTAATTCTGATAACTGTCCTTCTGTTAACTCATTACATATACAAAACATAATGAATGTTTTACAaacggataatgatatttagacaacatttttttgagaacatttgaatattgattacgtgtcaatttgtgattggtcaaaaattactccataatatgattattattattgatcgTGGAGtaattgacacataatcaatatttagatgtttgtcaaaaaaatgttctctaaatatcattatcctttacaAAAACTTAAGCTTagtcctttatttataaaaagtaaacctAGTATTAAGGCCCGTGCTTACCTCGTTACTAAAATCTAGAGTACCTGTAACCCTGTTTTCCAACAGAAGTATGAACAGAgccaaaatataaaacaaagagAAACGTTTGTTTATATACACTGAGTTTCTAGTTGGTAAAGTAACCAAGACCAAACAAAGAGTGAAAGATGAATCATGGCTTGTCATTTGATCATACCCCCTGGATTTTTGTTCCAAGACAAATAAGATGGATCCCCAAGAGGCCTGCAATTAACATCACCAAAAATTTCAGTTTGAAATTACAAGTTTGTGGTGTAATGGGAAATTGCTTCTGCAAAATCATGATCTTTGCACATAACTGAAAAAAGGGTAGATCCATATGATATGATATTACCTTGGCTTGATGACATAGAGAAGTATGAAGGCTATAGTGAAGAACAAGGAGAGACTACCAATGAAAAGGTATGCTGTCCCTACAAAGGGATTTCTTCCTCCCATAAGAGTTGTGGTTGAGAGAACCAGCTTCTTTGTCCCTCCAAACATGTATGTGTTATAGTTGTTTTCTATGACTATTTCTATCTCATCCTTCGCTTCAAGATCAACCTCTATCTTTCCATAGAGTTTTCTGAATGTGGGTAGCGCAGCCGTTCGCATCCAAACTATGAGATCCTCTTGCTGCCTCAACTATGCATGCATGCCATAACACAACACACAGGttaaagaaaagacaaaatgCAAAGCAAGGTAACAATAGTTAAAAGGAATAAATATATGCGTTTACGGGTAGACTCTCATTGAGGTGTCCACCTCCAATCAAATCTCTCCTCTGAAAGTTTTTTGGATAAACATCAGAGCCAAATCTGAACCTTCGGTCACTCCCCCATGCAATGTCCTCTCTGTTCACCGTCAAGTTCTTGTTTTTGGATACAAATTTGTATGTGTCATTGAAGATGCTCCATGCAATGAGGCCGCAGGGAACAATTGGCTGTTTTTCCTTCGTCATGTCTTCAGGATAACAATTTAACGTTTCCCCTTCTTCTGCCTTGCTCCACAGTTGCTTGTCGTTTCTACTCTTCATATATCTTCAACAACAACCCAAAAACCATGTTATCTTAATGAATACCTCTTTCTGtcttgagaaaaaaaagaaagaaaaactaatggATAGAGAACATGTTGTTAATAGCTTTCCATGCTAAGAGTTCTTGCTAATTTGAACAGTCACTGATACGATTTTCTAGCAGTATCAATTATGCCGAAATATGGCCTTATATGAATTTTGTATGCGGAAGATGAATCTTCTGCAAAATGTAGATATAAACCTGCGATGGTTCTGATAGTAATTGTCGAGTTGATAATAGATATAAACAGGAGCTTCCATTCTATGCTCAACCTGTAAACTTGGAACAAAACTGTTTTCAAACAAGTATCAAACGAGGAAATGTAATTAAGAAAATggtgaaggaaaagaaaaatgtctcTGGTGCCAAATAGGTTGGAGAAAtttgtttaacaaaattgagCATATTTTATTACAGAGGAAGTGTACTCACAGTCCATTTGGTGACGCAGGTCTTGTTGGTGGTATGGCTTTGAATATATGCCATTGCATCGTTGGCATGTGAGCTAGGAAGGCAACTCTCATCATATTGTATTACAATTTCCTCCACCTGCATGCATCAGCATTTCTTCATTTATCAATCCATTTCACGCTATGTAAGTATGTTATATGTATACGAGATGTTACACTCTCTGATGAAAACACGGTAGCAAGACCAATAGGGATGAATATGACTCCAACGGCAAAAAGTGTGGTAATAACCTGAGAAAGCAAAGATAAAATCACCCATCAATTGTTAGAAGAACATTTGCAAAAACAGTGAGACAAGTTTGCGTTGAACGCCGTACCCATCCCGGTGTTAAAATTGGTTTCCATTCTGGAAGTTCTTGCTGTGAGAATTCCGTATctacaagaaaacaaaactaagATCATATTATGAGCGATAATAAATGCAAACACAACTTTGTCCATGAAATTGCCAGATCAAGACCTCCATATTTTGGTGGAAACTTAGCATTTGAGCAATTGGCCTTACAATTTACAAATAACTGAACAAAGCattgaaaaatgtttcaaaCTTCAAACAAACCATCGTAACAAAGGCATGGGCAGTTTAATGAGAGTAAAAAATGGttactttttgtatttgttgaatGTACTATTGTTTGAAGCTGCCCGTGAAATTTACATAGACTTGTTGGTTAACACggaatataaagaaattaaaagtggcATTTATATATGTAACCGAAAGCAAGTACGAACACACATATGGGTTTCTTGGAAGATCTGTGGGAAGTGGTATCGTCGTTTTCATCTGCCATATCCCTGGTTGTTGAGACGAACTAAACGAGGGGATGGGAAAAAAATTACAGCGAGAGAGACAGAGACAAAAACAGTAACTGTAATGTAGTTGTGGTTAAGGTTTGGAGAGAAAGCGGTTGGAGCGGACCACAGAATCAGATTAATGTTGTTGATTGGGACCATTTCACCGCCGTAACTACCGTCAGCCCCGCCTTATTCGTCTACTCAAAATGAAACTCATCTTCCACTTTCACCGTACTATAATAAGAcaggaaaaaaattgtttaacaaccactttttttcttttttcacgaACAGTTAAttatttgacaatatttttttaataataaaatgtttaactaaaacgtaaattgaattatttaataaaaattattaacatatcaAAACCCTACTGGATAAAGGATGGGGTACTTTTTTTACTagtaataaaaaagattatggaatataattttttaaaactttttactcAATTGATATCATCATTAATTATCCATTATTTTTAGAGTTTTAAACTTTCATGTTATATACTTCTCTCGAtattcaaaaaagaaatatggggataaataattttttttttacaataaggatTTAACTGTTTGAAAACCGTTTTTTGTATGAGAATACATACTAACTAAAACtttaattctaataattttttttttcaatttaattttgagAGTGAGTGTTTATTTTACATGGACGTATCTGTTAATGGTGTAAACAATATACAAAAAAggtaataaaatgaataaataaatataaaaaataatcaagcTAAACATGTGCGAGAGACGGGACAAGATGACTTTGTTTTTGCCAGAACTAAAGAGgaacaaattttgttaaatacaAATGAACTTCCACAAATAATTTTGTCAATGGCACATGCCTGAACAAAATATCAGAAGGCATTCAGACCGTACTCCCTAAACAAAATTAAGTTGGGGGAACTGCAGGGGCAATCCAACCACAAACGCTACCATATTATTGTACGGCCTGTCATATGGgtataatcataattataaatattaaaaaataatacaacaatGAATGGGTCATTTTGTCAAGAACCAGAAGTCAAAGCCTCAACTACATCATCAGACTCGTCAACCGACATTTCATTTCTGAAAAGCAATTTCAAATATGGAAGAACCTTGGGAAGCACGGACAAATCAGCTGCATTGACACTCATCATGTCAAATGCAATACATGTTCTATGCATGTGTGCTTCATCGAACACTGGAATTTTAGGATATCTTTGGCTGAAATGAGTCAGTATGGTTCGATATGCATTAGCAGACTGTCCCATTTCTATGGCTTCGTTTGTGGTGCTGTGATTTCTTGCTATAGCCTCATCTACCATAGCATCCTCAAAAGTTGCCTGCAATTAAAATACCAAAGTTAACCGCTGCCTCACTGGTGATTGCATTAAGAAAAGCCATGTTGAAGGAAATACATTAACGTCGacgataatatatattattaggatTAAAGAATTCATTGGAGAaagaattaaagtaaaaatatcatttatcacTTTCATATATAAAAGATCTAAGAAACATGTAATTTTTCGATCCAAAAAACAACTACGTAACCAAACGCAAAAGAATAAACAAGGATACAAATTCTACTGTAAGAATTAAATGAGAAAAGCGGTTGGTTTGGCAAAGATTTACCAAAGGGCCAAAAACTTCTAGATTTATGGCTTGTTGTGTTTACCATTGTTGGATCAGAAATATGACTAGGATCGCTAATGTTTGAAATCGACTATAATCACCTTAGCTTTAACAAGGGAATAGTAGAACCCTTAAGACAGCATACTTCCTAAAGTGATCTCATTCCTCATCCTTTTATGATAATTCCAGCAAATGCTAAATAACCGTCAAAAGCTAAAACAAGATCAAGCAATTACTTGCCTCGTGTATAAGAACTGTTGCACCACGAGACGCTTCTATTAGCTCTGGGCAGGGCCTCGTGTCACCAGAATATACAATCTTCCAGCCAGGTATCACTTTTCCAACACTATTTGTCTTCTCTTCTGCTTTTAAAACAACACCAAATGCCTGAGGGCAATGTACAACGGGGAAACTAATCAAGGCCTTCAGACCAGCTTCCTGGATTACCTCCTTAAATTTCTTTAGGATAGGAGAAACTACATCTTTGTCAACAGGACTTCCTGGTCTTCTGAAAAAGCTTTGCATACGAGATCCTCTGGCAAACAAAGTTGAATCAACTTTTGATGCAATAAGGTCCCCATTGTTGTTGTTCAGAGTCTGAGAATTAACTGAATTTCCTTGGAAATCATCCTCAAAAGCATCCAATGAAGCTTCTGTAGTGTGCTTGCAGTCAAGAAACAGCAAATCTAAATCTTCAAGTCTTTGGTATGCATCTAAATATCTCTTAAGCTGTCTAGGTCCGACAACAATAACTGGTTCATGAGGTACCCCCTTCAGCAAATCACGGCGCAGAGCAAGAATCCTAGCCAAGCCTGTATGGTGATCAGCATGAATATGGGAGATCCAAATACACTTTAAAGTTCTCACGGCATCATCAGCACCAGTAACACCATATCTGTTTCCAAGGGATACATCAACCAATAGTTCATATTAAAAGAtgaattaatgttaattatatgaataGACTTACCTTCTTTTAAGTTGTCCCAAGGTTCCTTCACCGCAATCCATGAGCAAACCTCCTCTCgaaaaaagatttatatatattgagCTAACATTTCGGTATTTTGATGGCTGGGATGAACCAGTTCCTAGAAGAACTATCTCCAAGTCATCTCTCCTTATATTTTCCAGACAAGCAGGAATACTATTTGCACATAGCCATGGTTCTTCAATCATCATGTTATGATCCACCACAGGAGTTAAGTCGTCCTTTGTCTGACTACATTCTTGCCAGAGTTGACTCACATGATTAGCTGCTTCTGAAACCTCTGGAATCTCTGACAGTAAATCACCAATGATTTCTGAGGAAGACACCGTAGTAGGAATACAAGATCTATCCAACCCAAGATGAGCATACGGACGCAAAGTAAACTGTACAGCAGAGTGGTACATCTATCAATATATAAACTTGGCAAAAGGAATAAACAGAGATCAATTAATTGAAACTATAGTCCTAACGTGACAACTGCTGACAAATGTATCTGGGGGATAATTGGTGCAGCACTATCAAGGAAAAGATGATAAGAAATCTCCTAAAGTGATTTGGTCATGTCAGAAGATTAAGAGAAGCTCCATTTAGGCAAAGTAGGTCAATTCAAagataacaattaaaaaagatCGGTGAGAGTCTTCAAAAGAAACATGCTTAAATGATTACACATGGAAAATTGGAGTCTTAAGAACTTGCttcaatatatttgttttaaaaattcgTGATCAGGTccatgatgaaaaaaaaagaatacaaaaaagtCTCCACTAGGACTTAAAAAGAAGAATATCACTCTTATGTTCTTTCTAAGTGATGAATACAAAAAAGTTGGACTACCAGAAATGTTTATTTAGAAAGTTATTTGAGACTGTAAATTAATTAGCTTATCAGACTCCAAAGgctttattttttacttctttGAGAACAAATAAGTTAACGGACAGGTGGCCAGACCACATCAATGTTTCATACCTTAAGAAGATTTTCAGCAGAAATTACATCAGAAAGatctgaaaaagaaaactgCAATGGAATCAAATCAAACAATTTAGTTAGAATGGTTTATGTCTTAATTGCCTTTGCCAATCAAATTTCATCTTGTATCATGAGACAAACCTCACTTAAAGCAAGAGAGCCGAATTTTGAGCTATTATTAGGAACGGACCCACATCCTGGAGCTGGAAAGAACTGAGGACACAAGTAATTAAGTCGTGTCGCAATTCTTGCACTAGCTTTCAAAATAGGAATCTCTACATTCTTCCTGCAAAGAGAACGAGCAATCATGTTTAATCAGTGATAATGCAGGCAGGAGAACCAGAAAAGAGACTCTCCAGAAAGACAAGCATCTTACTTTTCATGTCCAGCCATGATATGTTGTGCAGAACTGAATTTGTTCATCCATTTTTGGTAATTTGAACAACTCACAACAGATGCCGGAGTTAGATGAATTACACAATTGACAATCTTACTAGCCTGTGCTAGGTTGTCTGTTTGATCACCATAACTAGAAAGTGATTGTTCAGACAATAATGCTTCCAAATGGGATTCTGTTGGGCAATCAACAAG
This DNA window, taken from Vigna radiata var. radiata cultivar VC1973A chromosome 5, Vradiata_ver6, whole genome shotgun sequence, encodes the following:
- the LOC106760599 gene encoding tRNase Z TRZ3, mitochondrial; amino-acid sequence: MAQLSKFRNVLLLPRHSSSPLFLSKPFNVQFRSLLTVIGSSKRHRTIPPLRRKSTTPTPMEVNESSFNKRRAEGRDSGDAPRKNLQLKVRKLNPINTISYVQILGTGMDTQDTSPSVLLFFDNQRFIFNAGEGLQRFCTEHKIKLSKIDHIFLSRVCSETAGGLPGLLLTLAGMGEEGMSLNIWGPSDLKYLVDAMRSFIPSAAMVHTKSFGPIFNTDGSTVTRQSKLLDPIVLINDEVVKISAIILQPNFVEGLTTSESSSEKRMDHSPDTLDSPNGRKLPASKPGDMSVVYVCELPEIKGKFDPEKAKALGLKPGPKYRELQLGNSVKSDHQNIMVHPSDVLGPSVPGPVVLLVDCPTESHLEALLSEQSLSSYGDQTDNLAQASKIVNCVIHLTPASVVSCSNYQKWMNKFSSAQHIMAGHEKKNVEIPILKASARIATRLNYLCPQFFPAPGCGSVPNNSSKFGSLALSEFSFSDLSDVISAENLLKFTLRPYAHLGLDRSCIPTTVSSSEIIGDLLSEIPEVSEAANHVSQLWQECSQTKDDLTPVVDHNMMIEEPWLCANSIPACLENIRRDDLEIVLLGTGSSQPSKYRNVSSIYINLFSRGGLLMDCGEGTLGQLKRRYGVTGADDAVRTLKCIWISHIHADHHTGLARILALRRDLLKGVPHEPVIVVGPRQLKRYLDAYQRLEDLDLLFLDCKHTTEASLDAFEDDFQGNSVNSQTLNNNNGDLIASKVDSTLFARGSRMQSFFRRPGSPVDKDVVSPILKKFKEVIQEAGLKALISFPVVHCPQAFGVVLKAEEKTNSVGKVIPGWKIVYSGDTRPCPELIEASRGATVLIHEATFEDAMVDEAIARNHSTTNEAIEMGQSANAYRTILTHFSQRYPKIPVFDEAHMHRTCIAFDMMSVNAADLSVLPKVLPYLKLLFRNEMSVDESDDVVEALTSGS
- the LOC106761697 gene encoding putative ALA-interacting subunit 4 isoform X1; translation: MADENDDTTSHRSSKKPIYTEFSQQELPEWKPILTPGWVITTLFAVGVIFIPIGLATVFSSESVEEIVIQYDESCLPSSHANDAMAYIQSHTTNKTCVTKWTVEHRMEAPVYIYYQLDNYYQNHRRYMKSRNDKQLWSKAEEGETLNCYPEDMTKEKQPIVPCGLIAWSIFNDTYKFVSKNKNLTVNREDIAWGSDRRFRFGSDVYPKNFQRRDLIGGGHLNESLPLRQQEDLIVWMRTAALPTFRKLYGKIEVDLEAKDEIEIVIENNYNTYMFGGTKKLVLSTTTLMGGRNPFVGTAYLFIGSLSLFFTIAFILLYVIKPRPLGDPSYLSWNKNPGGMIK
- the LOC106761697 gene encoding putative ALA-interacting subunit 4 isoform X3, which encodes MMRVAFLAHMPTMQWHIFKAIPPTRPASPNGLLQVEHRMEAPVYIYYQLDNYYQNHRRYMKSRNDKQLWSKAEEGETLNCYPEDMTKEKQPIVPCGLIAWSIFNDTYKFVSKNKNLTVNREDIAWGSDRRFRFGSDVYPKNFQRRDLIGGGHLNESLPLRQQEDLIVWMRTAALPTFRKLYGKIEVDLEAKDEIEIVIENNYNTYMFGGTKKLVLSTTTLMGGRNPFVGTAYLFIGSLSLFFTIAFILLYVIKPRPLGDPSYLSWNKNPGGMIK
- the LOC106761697 gene encoding putative ALA-interacting subunit 4 isoform X2, which produces MMRVAFLAHMPTMQWHIFKAIPPTRPASPNGLFVPSLQVEHRMEAPVYIYYQLDNYYQNHRRYMKSRNDKQLWSKAEEGETLNCYPEDMTKEKQPIVPCGLIAWSIFNDTYKFVSKNKNLTVNREDIAWGSDRRFRFGSDVYPKNFQRRDLIGGGHLNESLPLRQQEDLIVWMRTAALPTFRKLYGKIEVDLEAKDEIEIVIENNYNTYMFGGTKKLVLSTTTLMGGRNPFVGTAYLFIGSLSLFFTIAFILLYVIKPRPLGDPSYLSWNKNPGGMIK